A genomic region of Phragmites australis chromosome 2, lpPhrAust1.1, whole genome shotgun sequence contains the following coding sequences:
- the LOC133899555 gene encoding cyclic dof factor 2-like — protein MLLLPCSYPRQDQTRPGSFSARAPTQIITAAVLFPSLPFPSSPPVPLDDACNPHDAPPIPGDQAGRDRRAMAGLTGRDTAIKLFGRTIPVLDSSSSAAAAAAAAAVPEVSTKLANDVRSNDILRIPDKLLNVEASSYYSKNSNENGLQAISSQHGKMESDSKSEEVKTESDGSGQDKVLKKPDKILPCPRCNSMETKFCYFNNYSVNQPRHYCRNCQRYWTAGGTMRNVPVGAGRRRNKHPSHHRSAKMPYDAIVAANGDVSDVTHHQSLPVEPSVFPGPVKENETVTESGSEVLLCKSTTPVLNTKEQNKSDLASLASADNKEEKSCASSAAVSGCSENWKPENTVNKEPNNVSGYFNGVKEPHNHIQSYPVGPALMFPVSPGWNNVAAMASTQFSTEPVRGLENGQTNPLPLQPAIMPAPGVCAPVGPFPLVPPFWSCIPGWPNGMWSPPWPGSSGATLPSPPHNITCSGSNSQTLGKHSREAKSQEEGKKEKTLWVPKTLRIFNPDEAAKSSIWASLGIKPDEKCMFKSSQSKVPKDGKTPEPPQALQANPAAFSRSQSFQERT, from the exons ATGCTCCTCCTCCCCTGCTCCTACCCCAGACAAGACCAGACCAGGCCAGGCAGCTTTTCCGCTCGCGCACCCACGCAAATCATCACCGCCGCCGTCCTCTTCCCATCCcttcctttcccttcctcgccGCCCGTGCCGCTCGACGACGCATGTAACCCGCACGACGCGCCGCCCATTCCCGGTGACCAGGCGGGCCGAGATCGGCGTGCCATGGCCGGGCTTACGGGCCGGGACACCGCCATTAAGCTCTTCGGCCGCACCATCCCGGTCCTCGACTCTTCCTCCTcggccgccgcagccgcagccgccgccgcagtCCCCGAG GTTAGCACCAAGTTAGCAAATGATGTGAGAAGTAATGACATACTGCGCATCCCAGACAAGCTTTTGAATGTCGAAGCAAGTTCCTACTATTCCAAGAATAGTAACGAGAATGGTTTGCAAGCTATCAGCAGTCAGCATGGGAAAATGGAAAGTGATTCCAAGTCTGAGGAAGTTAAGACCGAGTCTGACGGATctggccaagacaaggtactcAAGAAACCAGATAAGATTCTGCCTTGTCCTCGCTGCAATAGCATGGAAACAAAGTTCTGCTACTTCAACAATTACAGTGTCAACCAGCCAAGGCACTACTGCCGGAACTGCCAGAGGTATTGGACTGCCGGTGGAACTATGAGGAATGTCCCTGTAGGTGCTGGTAGACGCAGAAATAAGCATCCATCTCACCACCGCAGTGCCAAGATGCCATATGATGCTATTGTAGCTGCTAATGGAGATGTTTCTGATGTAACCCACCACCAATCTCTTCCTGTCGAGCCTTCTGTCTTTCCAGGGCcagtaaaagaaaatgaaacAGTTACGGAATCTGGATCTGAAGTTCTGCTTTGCAAGTCTACAACTCCAGTCCTTAATACTAAAGAGCAGAATAAAAGCGATCTTGCTTCCTTGGCCTCTGCTGACAACAAGGAAGAAAAATCATGTGCATCTTCTGCAGCAGTATCTGGTTGCTCCGAGAATTGGAAGCCAGAAAATACAGTTAACAAAGAGCCAAACAACGTTTCAGGGTACTTTAATGGTGTGAAAGAGCCTCATAACCATATTCAGTCTTACCCTGTTGGACCTGCTTTGATGTTTCCCGTAAGTCCTGGATGGAACAATGTTGCTGCCATGGCATCCACTCAGTTCTCAACAGAGCCTGTTCGTGGGTTGGAAAACGGGCAGACCAATCCTCTTCCATTGCAGCCAGCAATAATGCCAGCCCCAGGAGTTTGTGCACCTGTTGGTCCCTTCCCTCTGGTGCCACCTTTCTGGAGCTGCATTCCTGGCTGGCCTAATGGAATGTGGAGTCCACCGTGGCCTGGAAGTAGTGGAGCTACATTGCCGTCTCCTCCGCACAATATTACTTGTTCAGGTAGCAATTCCCAGACTTTAGGAAAGCACTCGAGAGAAGCAAAATCGCAggaagaaggaaagaaagaaaagaccTTATGGGTCCCTAAAACTCTCAGGATTTTTAACCCAGACGAGGCCGCAAAGAGTTCCATCTGGGCCTCTCTAGGTATCAAACCTGATGAGAAATGCATGTTCAAGTCTTCCCAGTCAAAGGTTCCAAAAGATGGCAAGACACCAGAACCTCCTCAGGCCCTGCAGGCCAATCCAGCAGCGTTTTCGCGTTCTCAGTCATTTCAGGAGAGGACCTGA